A stretch of DNA from Sphingomonas sp. SORGH_AS_0879:
GGCCCAGCAACGGGCGCGGCTGGCGCAGTCGCAGGCCCCGCTCGCGCATCTGCTGGCGGCGATGCAGAGCATGGCGGCCAGGCCCCCGGTCGCGGCGGTGGCGCAACCGGGCTCGATCGCCGATCTGGCGCATGTCCGCGCCGTCTTCGCCACCGTATCGCCGGTCATCGCCGCGCGGTCGGCGGCGGTTCGCACCGAACTGGCCGCGACCCGCCGCGTCCGCGCGCAGGTGGTCGTGGCGGCGCGGGCGCTGGCCGCCACGACCACCAGGCTGGAGGCCGAACGCCAGACGCTGGCCCGGCTGGAGGAGCGTCATCGTGGTCGTGCCGATGCGCTGGTGCAGGTGGCGGTCGACGAATCCAACCGCGCGCTGGCACTGGGCGAAGCGGCGCGCGACATTGTCGACCGCATGGCCGAACGCGGCGAGGCCCATGCGACGGCGGGCGAATTGCTGGCGCTTCCGGGGCCGCTCTCACGCCCGCTTGCGCCCGGCGTCATCGGCCCGGCCATCGCGCCCGGCACCTATCGCCTGCCGGTGCGAGGCAAGGTCGCGGGCGGCTTCGGCGAGATTTCGGACTCGGGCGTCCGTGCGCGCGGCATCACGCTGGCGACCGTCCCCTATGCGCCCGTCGTCGCACCTGCGGGCGGCGAGGTCCGCTATGCGGGGGCGTTCCGGGGCTATGGCGGGATCGTCATCGTCAACCATGGCGCAGGGTGGACCAGCCTGGTCACGGGCCTGGGCGGCATCGCGGTCAAGCCGGGCCAGCGCGTCGCGGCGGGCACGGTGCTCGGCCGTGCGGGGCGGGGGCGGACCGGTTGGGAGCCGCGCGTGACGGTGGAGTTGCGGCGTGACGGGCGACCGATGGACATAGCGGCGATCCTGGGGTGAGGGCACGCAAGGGCTTTGCTTGCTCCCCGATCCATTGCGCCGTTCGCGTCATCGACGTTGCCGTTCTTGCAGCGCGATCTTTCCCATTTTCCCGTCCCCAAACGGCCGTTTTGGGAAGGCGTGATCGGGAACAGGTTTTGGGAAAGCGAAGCCCGTAATGTCCATCAGCATGAACGGCGCAACCGGATCTTGTCACTGGTTCCCAATCGGGAAGCCGTTTGCAGTTCACACCTATTTGTGAAACAACATGTCATGCAAACCTGCGGCTATAAGCATCGACGTTCATTGATCGGTCTATTGACCTGTGTGGTTATGCTGTCAGCTTGTAGTGCGGGACCGCATCACGCGCCGGTTTCAGGTGGCAACTCAATGATGTTTTTTCCACAACGGAACGGTTCTGTTGGCGCAGTCCTAATTAACACTGGCACCGTGTCCGGAAATAAAGTGAGAAAGGAGGGCGAACTAGAGCCCTCCAATACGGTCACCAACCAGCCATGCCGGGATGTTACGGGCGGAACAGGCGGGGCGCACCTTATAAAACAAGATTGCCCTCAACTGCAATCAGATATTCGGGAAAGTATCGCCACCATTGTTCGCAATGAACGGGTGACTGGTGGTGCCTGTCCTAGCGGAATGGCCCATTTACGCAGTGGCGGAAACGCGGATCTTTCGAAGGACTATGTGTGCACGCCAAACGCTGGCGCTACTAATTCAAGAAAATGAGTTTAGTTGGTGAGGATTGCTACTCATTGAGGATAGTCAGCTAATTCCCAAAATCCGATCCCTTCGGAAATGGCCCCTCCTCCGGCATCGTCGTTGCTCCCCACTCTCGACGCGAACCCCACCCCCGCTCAGCCCTGGTTCAGCACGGTTGCGCTTTGATTGCTCCCGGCTTGCCGCTACACAGGCGGTTCGCTTTTCTGGTCCAGGACCCTCGATGCCCCGTACGCTGCCGAAACGTCCGCTTCTGACTGCTACTGCCATTGTCGGCGCGCTGGCCATGGTGCCGATCACCACCTCCGCGATGGCGGCGGTGGACAGCTCGACGGTCCGCCAGTTCGACCGGTTCCTCGACGTCTATAACCGGATCAAGGCCGATTATGTCGACAAGGTCGATGACGACACGCTGATCAAGGGCGCGATCCAGGGAATGCTGGCGGCGCTCGACCCGCATAGCAGCTATGTCGACGCGCTCGATTTCGACAATCTGAAGATCCAGACCGAGGGCAATTATGGCGGTCTGGGCCTGACCGTCTCGATGGAGGACGGCGCGATCAAGGTCATCGCGCCGCAGGAGGATACCCCGGCGGGCCGTGCGGGGGTGAAATCGGGCGACTATATCACCCATATCGACGGCAAGCTGATCTATGGCCAGTCGCTGGACGAGGCGATCGGCCAGATGCGGGGCAAGCCGGGCACCAAGATCAACCTGACCATCGTGCGTCCCGGCCGCGACAAGCCGATCGAGCTGACCCTGGTACGCGAGGTCATCGTCCAGCGCCCGGTCAAGTGGGAGGTGAAGGGCGATGTCGGCTATATCAACATCAACACCTTCTCCGAAAATACCGGCGCGGACACGCGCGCGGCGATCATGGCGATCGACAAGGCGCTGGGGCATCGGCCGCTGGGCTATGTCGTCGACCTGCGTGACAATGGCGGCGGGTTGCTGACCCAGGCGATCGCGGTCAGCGACGCCTTCCTCGATCACGGCGAGATCGTGTCGCAGCGCGGACGCGAAAAGTCGGATATCGAGCGCTATTATGCCAAGCCCGGCGACGACGCGCATGGCCTGCCGGTGATCGTGCTGACCAATTCGGGCACCGCCTCGGCGTCGGAGATCGTCGCGGGCGCGCTCCAGGATCATCACCGCGCGCTGGTGATGGGCGAGCGCAGCTTCGGCAAGGGGTCGGTCCAGACGCTGCTGCCGCTGGGGCCGGAGACGGCGCTCCGCCTGACCACCGCGCGCTACTACACCCCCTCGGGCCGGTCGGTGCAGGAGGGCGGGATCGAGCCGGACATCAAGGTGCCGCAGATTTCCGACCCCGATTACAAGACGCGTCCCGTCTTCCGCGAGGGCCGATCTGCGCCGCCACCTGATCAACGAGGTGAAGGCCGATAACGCGATCCTGGAAGAGGATACCAAGGACGATCCGCGCTTCGCGATGACACCCGAAGCGTTGAAGAAGCAGGGGGTCGAGGACTTCCAGCTTTATTATGCGCTGAAGACCGTCGCGCGGCTGGGCGGACCAGACCAGGTCGCCGCCGCCACCAAGCCGCCGGTGAAGTGACGATGAGCACCCCCCGCACCCGCAACGAGACACGGGCGAACCTGATCGCCTTCTTCCTGCCGCTGGCGCTGCTCGCCGGGGCTTGGGGCAGCCAGGTGTTCGGCGGCCTCTACCCCTGCGAGATGTGCCATTGGCAGCGCTGGCCGCATTACGCCGCGCTGGTGCCCGCACTTGCCGCCTTCTTCGTGGCCCAGCGCAGCATCCGGGGATCGCTTGTCATCCTTGCCGCGTTGTTGATCGCGGTATCGGGGGCGATCGGTGTCGCCCATGCCGGGGTCGAATATGGCTGGTGGCAGGGCTTTACCGCCTGCACCTCGACGGTGAACCTGGATGGGTTGAGCGCGACCGACCGGCTGAATGCGATCATGCATGCGCCGGTCATCCGCTGCGACGTGGCGCAATGGACCCTGGGCGGGATTTCGCTGGCCGGGTTCAACGCGCTCCTGTCGCTGGGCGGCGCGGCGGCGATCCTGGTGTTGATGAGGAAGGCACGATGAGCCAGCTTCGCTGGATGCCGGGCGACCGGCGCGAACCGATGAAGGCGATGGTCCGGGTGGACCAGGCCGGGGAATATGGCGCGACCCGCATCTATGCGGGGCAATTGGCGGTGCTGGGCGACCGGCACCCCTTCGCCCGCGCCATCCACCACATGGCCGAGCAGGAGGAGCGTCACCGCGCCTTTTTCGACCGGATGATCGCTGAGCGCCGGGTTCGCCCGACGCTGTTCCAGCCCTTCTGGGACAAGGCGGGTTTCGCGCTGGGTGCGATCACGGCGGCCATCAGCCCCAAGGCGGCGATGGCCTGCACCGCGGCGGTCGAGACCGAGATCGACAAACATTACCAGGCGCAGCTCGACGAACTGGGCGACAGCGACGCCGAATTGTCGAACGCGATCGCCGATTTCCAGGCCGAGGAACTGGAGCATCGCGACCATGCGCTGGGCGCGGGCGCGGAGGAGGCGATCGCCTATCCGGTGCTGTATGGATTGATCCGGGCAGGCTGCAAGGTCGCGATCGCCGCGGCCAAGCGGGTCTGACGTCGGACGAGCGGGAGAGAGAGGATGTTCCACCGTTCATGGCGCTGGGCAGCGCTGACGAGCTTGGCGATGGTTGAGGCGGGCGGTCCCGTCATGGCGCAGCAGGTCGCGGCACCGGGCGCGATCAAGGCCAAGCCGATCGAAGGACCGGGCGAGGTATCCCGCAACGCGCCGGTCAACGGCGTGCTGACCCTGTTCGGCAACGAACGCTGCCCGACCGACACCAATGGCAACGAGATCGTCGTCTGCGTTCGCCGCAGCGCCGAGGAGCAGTTCCGCGTTCCCAAGGAGCTTCGCGAGCTTCAGGTGACGCCCGAGAATGAAAGCTGGGCCGCGCGCGCGACCGGTACGCTCAACGAGGGGACCGGTGTGAACAGCATCGGCAGTTGCTCGGCGGTCGGCGCGGGCGGCGCGACGGGCTGCTTCGTCCAGCGCGCGCGGGAGAATCGCGCGGTCAACGCCCAGCGCAAGCGGGACGAGGAACCGCAGAATCCTTGATCGCGTCCTCCCCGGAATGGGGAGGGGCATGAGAGGGGGATTTCCGCGAGGGTGACCTGTGCGGAATCCCCCCTTCACCATGCTGCGCATGGTCCCACTCCCCTTACAGGGAGGAATGGTGCTTGTTGATAGGGCGAGACGTGCGCTTCGACTTCGCTCAGCGTGAACGGGGGTTGGGATACCCTCCCACCCTCCGTTCGGCCTGAGCGAAGTCCAAGGCCATGGGTCAGGCCGCCTCCGCCTGCACCCGCGGGCTCTGCGCGATACGGTCGTGCGCGATTCCACGCGCGGCATGGTGCGGGGTCAGCCCGGCACGCTCGGCCTGGGCGAGCACGGTCTTCATCCGTGCGCCGATCGCCAGGACGCGACGGCGGACCTCCGGCTTGCGCCAGCCCAGATACTCGCCCGCGACATTGACGATCCCGCCCGCATTGACGAGGAAGTCGGGCGCGTAGAGCACGTCGCGTTCGGCCAGGCGTTCCGCCATGCCGTCATCGACCAGTTGGTTGTTGGCCGCGCCGCACACCACGCTGGCCTTCAGTTCCGCAACGCTCCTGGCATTCAGGACACCGCCGAGCGCACAAGGCGCCAGCACATCGACCCTCGCCGACAGCAGCGCGCGGCTGCTCATCACCATCGCACCGAACCGGTCGGCGGCGCGCGCCGCGACCTCGCTGCGCGGTTCGGCGACGACCAGCTTGGCTCCCGCCTCGTGCAGCAATTCGCACAGGGCATAGCCGACATGGCCCAGCCCCTGCACCGCCACGGTCACGTCGGACAGCTCCGCCCCCAGCCGGTGGCTGACGGCGACCTGCATCGCCTGCATCACGCCCAGCGCGGTCCAGGGCGACGGATCGCCACCCGGCTGCGCGCCCTTGGCGGGAAGTCCGGCGACATGGCGGGTCTGAGTGGCGACCTCGCTCATGTCGGTGACGCTGGTGCCGACATCCTCGGCGGTGACATAGCGGCCCTTGAGCGCGGCGACTTGCCGGCCGAAGGTCCGGAACAGCGCGGCCCGGTCGAACGGTCCATCGGGCAGGCAGATCACCGCCTTCCCCCCGCCAAAGGGCAGTTCGGCCAGCGCGTTCTTGAGCGCCATGCCCTCGGCCAGCCGCAGCGCGTCCAGCGTGGCGGTGTGGTGATCGGGATAACGCCACAACCGACACCCGCCCGCCGCCGGTCCCAGGGTGGTCGAATGGAGCGCGATGATCCCCCGCGCGCCGCTTTCCCGGTCATAGAATGTCACCACCTCTTCGGGCGGCAGATCCTGGTGATGTTGGGCGGTGAACGACATGCGGTGATCCCTGAATGGTCTGACGAGGGGAGTGATAGCGCAGGATGCGAGGCGAAACTGGCCGCATTGCATGGACGAATGCGCTATTTTCGATTGAATATACCTATAAATAAGACATAAACGGATAATCATGCCGCATAATCTCGATGTCTGGGAACGGCGTATCCTCGCTCTGCTTCAGGAGGATGCCAGTCTGTCCACCGCCGCCATCGCCGAAGCGGTGGGTCTGTCCGCCTCGCCCTGCTGGCGGCGGATTGACCGGCTGGAACGCGACGGGATCATCAAGCGGCGGGTGGCACTGGTCGACCGTGCCAAGGTCGGGCTCAAGGCGCAGATCTTCGCGCAGGTGAAGCTGAATGCCCATGGCCGCGCCAATCTCGACGAATTCGCCGCCGCGATCCGGGACATCCCCGAGGTAATGGAGTGTCACGTCCTGATGGGCTCGGTCGACTTCATGCTGCGTATCGTCGCGGCGGACATCGAATCCTATGAGCGGTTGTTCTTCGAGCGGCTGTCGAACCTGCCGGGCGTGCAGGAAATCAACTCGACCGTCGCGCTGTCGGAAATCAAATCGACCAGCGCACTGCCCATTCCGGCGGGATAGGTCCGATCATTCCTCCCCTTGCGGGGGAGGAAAGGGGGCGATAGCGGCGGCGCAGCGAGAGGAAGGCGATGATAAGGGGCAAGGGCTTGAGCGGCATCCGGATCGGCCTCTTCCTGCTGGTCTGGTTCTCGGGGAGCTGGTTCGGGTCTTGGGAGCTGAACCCCAACAACGCCACCCGATTGTTCGCCACGGTGCGCATGGTGGAGAACGGCACCGCGACGATCGACCCGATGGCGCCGCTGACGATCGACAAGGCGCAGTTCGGGGACCATGTCTATCTCGACAAGGCGCCGGGCATGACCCTGATGGCATTGCCCGCCGTGGCGATGGTCGATGCGATCACCGGCGACCGGGCGGACCGGCATCCGATGTCGGCGGGGGACGAAGGCTTTGTCCGTTATCTTCGGTTGCGGACGCGGGTCGCTTCAGCGCTGGGCTCGGCGCTGCTGACCGCGATCGCGGCGGTCCTGTTGTTCGACCTGGGCCGCCGCGTGACGGGGCAGGCGGGCGCGGGGCTGTTCGCGGCGCTGGGCTATGCACTGGGGACGCCGATCTGGGGCTATGCGACGACCCTGCTCGGTCATGCCAGCGTCGCGGCGCTGTTCGTCATCGCGCTGGCCGCCATCGCGCGCGGCGGAGGGCGATGGCTGGCGGTGGCGGGGCTCGCTCTGGGCTGGGCCGTGGTGGTCGAGTATCAGGCGGTGCTGGCGGGATCGCTGATCGGGCTATGGGCGCTATGGCGTGATCGCCGTGACCCCATGGTGCTATGGCCGTTGATCGCGGGGGGACTGATCGGGCTGCTGCCGCTGTTCGCCTATAATCTCTTTGCATTCGGGACGCTGTTCCGAATCGGCTATTCGGGCGTGGTCGGGTTCGAGGGGATGAACCGGGGGCTGTTCGGCCTGACCGCCCCCGATCCGCGCGTGCTGTTGGCGATATTGGCGGGGCCGACGCGCGGGCTGATCTGGGTCGCGCCGATCCTGGTCCTGGCACCCTTCGGACTGTGGCGGCTGGGGGAGGAGCGGGAGACGCGCGGGTTGGCGTTGACGGCGGGCGGGGTGGCGCTGGTCGCGCTGCTGGTCAATGCCGCCTATGTCTATTGGGAGGGCGGCAATGCGACGGGCCCGCGCCATGCCATGCCGCTGGCGGGGGTGGCGGCGCTGGGCCTCTCGCCCTTCTGGGCAGCGACACGGTCGTTCTGGCTGCGCGGGGTGAATGTCGCGTTCCTGCTGGTGTCGATCGGCATCAACCTGACCATCGCGGCGGCGGAAATCTTCGCGCCGCCGCCGTTCCGCTGGGCTTGGTGGGACGCGGTGATCCAGCAGCATTTCCGCTTCGGCGACCTCCGCACCGTCGCGTCCGAATGGTGGGGATGGACCCCGTGGAACGGCCTGGCACTCTGGGCCCTGATCGCCGTCCCCTTGTCGCTGTGGCTGGTTCAGTCCTGCGCGCGCTTGAGCCCGCGCACCCGGTGCCAGACATAAAGGCCGATCAGCACGACCAGCACGATCCCGATCGCCAGATCGGCGCGGTGAAAAAAGGCTTTCACGCGCGGGTCCGAATCCCATTTCTCCCCCAATTCGCGCCCGACGATGGCGAGGACCAGGCAGAAGGGCCAACTGCCGATGAAGGTATAGAGGTGGAAGGGGACCAGTCTCATCCGCGCCACCCCCGCCGGAAAGGCGATGAAGGTGCGGATGACGGGCAGCAGCCGCCCGATCAGCACCGCGATCGAACCATAGCGCGCGAAGAACCGGTCGGCCGCATCCAGTTCGCCGGGCCCGATCAGCAGATATTTGCCCCAACGTTCCGCCACAGGGCGTCCGCCGCGCTTGCCGATCTCATAGGCGACGATCGAGCCGAGGTTGCACCCCAGCGCCCCCGCCGTCGCGGCGAGGTAGAGGTTGAACTGTCCGGTCGACACCAGATAGCCCGCGAACGGCATGATGATTTCGGAGGGCAGCGGGATGCAGGCGCTCTCGATCGCCATCAGCAGCATGATGCCCAGATAGCCACCGGTGGAAATCACCCAGATGGCGAAGCTCGCCAGCGCGGAAAGAATATGCTCGACCATGGGGCCAGCGACTTGCGCGATCGGGGGGCGGGGGTCAATCGGAACCGGCGCGCGCATCGGTCGGTTTGGGACGCCATGACCATGCTGACCCTGAACGACGGCCGGTCCATGCCCCGAATGGGGCTGGGCACCTATCAGATTCCCGATTCGCAGGTCGCGCTGGTGGTGCGGCGCGGGCTGGATACCGGATACGGGCTGGTCGACACCGCCGCCATCTATGGCAATGAGCGGGGAGTGGGCGACGGTCTGCGCGACGCCGATGTCTTCCTGACCACCAAGCTGTGGAACGACCGCCACCGTGATGCCGAAGCGGCGCTGGACGAGAGCCTGGCGCTGTTGGGCGTCGAGGCGGTAGACCTGTATCTGATCCACTGGCCGGTGCCTGCCGAGGACGCCTATGTCGAGGCGTGGCGGAGCCTGATCGGCTTGCGCGAGGTGGGCAAGGCGACGTCGATCGGCGTATCGAACTTTCTCCCCGAGCATCTCGACCGGATCATCGAGGCGACGGGCGTGGCGCCCGCCGTCAACCAGATCGAACTCCACCCCCGTTTCCAGCAGCGCGAGGCGCGCGCCTATCACGAGGCCAAGGGCATCGTCACCCAAAGCTGGAGCCCGTTGGGGCGGGGTGGCGATCTGCTGCAACTCCCCGAGATCGTTCGGATCGCGGAGAAGCATGGCCGTTCGACGGCGCAGGTGGTGCTCGCCTGGCATCTGGCGCATGGCCTGTCGGTGATCCCTAAAGCGGCGGATGCGGCGCACATGGCGGACAATTTCGCGGCGAGCGAACTGACGCTGGACGACGAGGATATCGCCGCGATCGATGCGCTGGACGATGCGGACGGGCGCATCGGGCCTGATCCCAGGGAAATGTAAGGGCGCTCAGGCCCCCCGCAAATATCCGGTCCGCTCCACGAAGCCGCGAATGGCGGACGCATCGTCATAGGGCAGCTCGATCAGCGTCCTGATCGCCGCCCGCTTATCCTTCGCGGCGTCATAATGGCGGCGCGCGATCCGATAGCCGACGAAATAGCCCAAGTCGCTGACACCGAAGGGATTGGCGGCGCTGTTCCACAGCCAGTTGTCGTAATCGTTGCCGCCCATCTCGATCACGAAACGCGCCTTGATCGCCGCCTCGTGCGATGGGCCATATCTATAGACCGGCAGGGCGGGCTTGCGACCGGTGATCAGTTCGGCGACCAGTTCCGCCACGCCTTCGCGCAGCGATTGCTGGAGCAAATTACCCTGCGTCTCCTGCTGCTGCGTATGGACATATTCGTGGATATTGTTCTGCGCATTGTTGGCGAAGGGGCGCGATCGGAAAAATGTGCCCAGCCGGGTCCGCAGCGGCTCGGGCAGTTCGGATACGTCGACGCTTTCATCCCCCAGCCCCAGTTCCGCGCCGATCAGCACCTTGTCGCCGACCGTCGTGCCGCCGGTGCGCAGCACTCCGATGGCATAAGTGATGGTGGCGGGGCGGAGTTGGGGATAGAGGCGGCGGAACCGCTCCACATCGCCATTCAGTGTCGTCGTGGCGTCGGCCGACCGTGCGGTCAGGGGACGGACCGAGGCCCAGAATTTGGGCCATTTGGCGATGGCGTCGACATATTCCTGCGCCGTGTAGCGTCGCGCCGCCATCAGCGCGTGAAGGCCGGGTGT
This window harbors:
- a CDS encoding Glu/Leu/Phe/Val dehydrogenase, yielding MSFTAQHHQDLPPEEVVTFYDRESGARGIIALHSTTLGPAAGGCRLWRYPDHHTATLDALRLAEGMALKNALAELPFGGGKAVICLPDGPFDRAALFRTFGRQVAALKGRYVTAEDVGTSVTDMSEVATQTRHVAGLPAKGAQPGGDPSPWTALGVMQAMQVAVSHRLGAELSDVTVAVQGLGHVGYALCELLHEAGAKLVVAEPRSEVAARAADRFGAMVMSSRALLSARVDVLAPCALGGVLNARSVAELKASVVCGAANNQLVDDGMAERLAERDVLYAPDFLVNAGGIVNVAGEYLGWRKPEVRRRVLAIGARMKTVLAQAERAGLTPHHAARGIAHDRIAQSPRVQAEAA
- a CDS encoding disulfide bond formation protein B; this translates as MSTPRTRNETRANLIAFFLPLALLAGAWGSQVFGGLYPCEMCHWQRWPHYAALVPALAAFFVAQRSIRGSLVILAALLIAVSGAIGVAHAGVEYGWWQGFTACTSTVNLDGLSATDRLNAIMHAPVIRCDVAQWTLGGISLAGFNALLSLGGAAAILVLMRKAR
- a CDS encoding Lrp/AsnC family transcriptional regulator, which translates into the protein MPHNLDVWERRILALLQEDASLSTAAIAEAVGLSASPCWRRIDRLERDGIIKRRVALVDRAKVGLKAQIFAQVKLNAHGRANLDEFAAAIRDIPEVMECHVLMGSVDFMLRIVAADIESYERLFFERLSNLPGVQEINSTVALSEIKSTSALPIPAG
- a CDS encoding aldo/keto reductase; this encodes MTMLTLNDGRSMPRMGLGTYQIPDSQVALVVRRGLDTGYGLVDTAAIYGNERGVGDGLRDADVFLTTKLWNDRHRDAEAALDESLALLGVEAVDLYLIHWPVPAEDAYVEAWRSLIGLREVGKATSIGVSNFLPEHLDRIIEATGVAPAVNQIELHPRFQQREARAYHEAKGIVTQSWSPLGRGGDLLQLPEIVRIAEKHGRSTAQVVLAWHLAHGLSVIPKAADAAHMADNFAASELTLDDEDIAAIDALDDADGRIGPDPREM
- a CDS encoding glycosyltransferase family 39 protein, with the translated sequence MSGIRIGLFLLVWFSGSWFGSWELNPNNATRLFATVRMVENGTATIDPMAPLTIDKAQFGDHVYLDKAPGMTLMALPAVAMVDAITGDRADRHPMSAGDEGFVRYLRLRTRVASALGSALLTAIAAVLLFDLGRRVTGQAGAGLFAALGYALGTPIWGYATTLLGHASVAALFVIALAAIARGGGRWLAVAGLALGWAVVVEYQAVLAGSLIGLWALWRDRRDPMVLWPLIAGGLIGLLPLFAYNLFAFGTLFRIGYSGVVGFEGMNRGLFGLTAPDPRVLLAILAGPTRGLIWVAPILVLAPFGLWRLGEERETRGLALTAGGVALVALLVNAAYVYWEGGNATGPRHAMPLAGVAALGLSPFWAATRSFWLRGVNVAFLLVSIGINLTIAAAEIFAPPPFRWAWWDAVIQQHFRFGDLRTVASEWWGWTPWNGLALWALIAVPLSLWLVQSCARLSPRTRCQT
- a CDS encoding murein hydrolase activator EnvC, whose amino-acid sequence is MKRRHGVLALAALALLGATDIAADQRRLADARAGAAAAQARAAALERQAGAERDAAAIAQARERAMAARVAAAEAEVTAARARVDLVAGLLAQQRARLAQSQAPLAHLLAAMQSMAARPPVAAVAQPGSIADLAHVRAVFATVSPVIAARSAAVRTELAATRRVRAQVVVAARALAATTTRLEAERQTLARLEERHRGRADALVQVAVDESNRALALGEAARDIVDRMAERGEAHATAGELLALPGPLSRPLAPGVIGPAIAPGTYRLPVRGKVAGGFGEISDSGVRARGITLATVPYAPVVAPAGGEVRYAGAFRGYGGIVIVNHGAGWTSLVTGLGGIAVKPGQRVAAGTVLGRAGRGRTGWEPRVTVELRRDGRPMDIAAILG
- a CDS encoding demethoxyubiquinone hydroxylase family protein, whose product is MSQLRWMPGDRREPMKAMVRVDQAGEYGATRIYAGQLAVLGDRHPFARAIHHMAEQEERHRAFFDRMIAERRVRPTLFQPFWDKAGFALGAITAAISPKAAMACTAAVETEIDKHYQAQLDELGDSDAELSNAIADFQAEELEHRDHALGAGAEEAIAYPVLYGLIRAGCKVAIAAAKRV
- a CDS encoding DedA family protein gives rise to the protein MVEHILSALASFAIWVISTGGYLGIMLLMAIESACIPLPSEIIMPFAGYLVSTGQFNLYLAATAGALGCNLGSIVAYEIGKRGGRPVAERWGKYLLIGPGELDAADRFFARYGSIAVLIGRLLPVIRTFIAFPAGVARMRLVPFHLYTFIGSWPFCLVLAIVGRELGEKWDSDPRVKAFFHRADLAIGIVLVVLIGLYVWHRVRGLKRAQD